Below is a window of Pseudodesulfovibrio sp. 5S69 DNA.
GACAGAATAATGATGCATTTAACAAATGCCACCCAGGGATTAACATCTAAAAAGCCAACATTATCTTCAAGCCAACTTATAACACATATGCCGGAACGGAATTTGAAAGATTTCAGTGCCACTTTCCACGGCAAAACGTCGAAGCCCAGACTGACAAAACATTCGCTCAATCTATGCAGATATTTATTTTTATCCGAATTGGAACATGCTGGATACAAATACAGCTCATTCATATTCAAAAGCCTTCATCCGCTTGGTGTCGTTCACCACTCAAAGCGTCGCGCAAGAAATTGAATGAGATATTTCTCTTTACATTCAACTTGTTATCGACCGATTCCCAATCTACTTCTTCCAACCACAGGTTCGGGTCAACATCATCCAGACTTGCGATCATCCTATTTTCCAGCCCCACCATCTTCAGGACTGAATTGAAACGAGCCAATCCTCTCATTCTATTTCCATATACTATAAATGGCTTATGGAATAGAATCGAAAAAATGCAACCGTGAAATGAATCGGTGATAACAAACTTTGCGTGGTTAAATCCCTCAATCCAGGATTGCACAGAAGGGTAAACCATATCTTCAATACGCTCGCTATCAGTATTTATCGAACCAACTTTAAACACATCATATGAAAGATCTTTCGATACAATATCTACTAATTTATTTTTTTCATCACTTTCATCCAGTATATATGTCAACAGTTCACCACTATAGTCAGCAGCATTACTGTTATCCAATAAGCTTAGATAACGAGTCTTGTCTAAAAGAGCTGTGGGATCCAAAACATGTGTAGCATCTCTATTTAGATATTTCCTACAAAGCTCAACACCGGAGTCTTCTCTAACGGATACAGCTCTAAACTTTGCCAGTTGTTCCCTGAACTTTAAAGTTTCAGCTTCTGTATAATCCCATGTTTCAACACCGAATGATGGCGCGTATGAAAAAAATATTGGATCTCCAGTTTCGACAAACCCGAAAAAAGCATAATCTATATATCTAAATAAGCGAGCGCGCCAAACTTGATCACTACCAACGACATACGCATCATAATTATTTTTTGTAACCCTTAAAAAATCTTTCTTTGTGCTTAGGGGCTTAGTCTTAGGATTTATTTTTTCCTCGACAAATTCATGCAACTTTTTATATTCACTCTCCCGTTTGGCAAATTTGCCCATAAACTTGGATAGAATATACTTTTTGATCAGGCGCTTCCACCCCTTCACACTTCCTGTCTTTATATAAAGCAATTCTGGACTATGTCCCAAATCACTTAACGTAGTCATTAATGCATACGCTTGGAGGATTCCCCCGTAATTTTGACCAATATTATATGTTAAAAGAGCTATTCTCATCTGCATACCCTTATATATTACATGATAAATTACCGATGATTACGACAAATCCTACTTTAAAACATTATCATCTAGTTCATGTTTGCAGCTTACCAACATCTGATCAATCAGCAAGAATCCCTGCTCCCAAAAGGATACTCATCCACCAGTACTATTACTTATTTGCCTAAAAGTTTTTTCACAAACCTCACTCCGGAATCCCCAAGAAGGTTCTTAGCAATTTCTTTGGCTTGACCTTCCGCCGTAGTTTCAAGATTCTTCAATATTTTCAATGCGTCGCTTTCATCCTGCGAATCCGTGAAGACCTCCAGGAGCATCGGCCTGCTCGTGAGCTCCGGCGTCAAAAAGCGTTCAATCACGGAGACGAATTCCTCTTTGTTCGAAGCGCAGAGATATTCAAACCCGAGCGCCGAAGCATAGCCCTTGACCAACTCCGGCGATTTGTTCCCGAAGTGTCCGGCCGCCGCGACATAGAGGTCCGCGTCCTCCCCCATCAGCCGTTGACCTGGATGCGTATAGAGGCGAAACTCCGTCCCGCGCCCATTGTTCACGAGGAGAATCCGCACGTTGTTGCCGACATGGCGATTGCCCAACGAATTCATGTCATAGAAAAAGGTCAGATCACCCATGACCCCGAAGTGGAGGACTTCCGGATTCACCAGGGAGGCGCCGATAAGGGTCGAGAGTGCGCCGTCGATTCCGCGACACCCGACATTGGCGCTCGTCACCACGGAACGGGGCACATCGAAAAAGGTCCACGAACGCATGGTGTTGCTGACGCCAAAGTGCAAAACACAATGTTCGGGAATCCGCGGCGCGACGTTTTTCGCAATCCAGCCGTTGGATAACGGCATTTCCGGAATTTTGGCATACAGCCGGGCGTATTCGGCGAGGCACGCATTCAAATACTCATCTTCCGCCATCGACTCGGAAACAGGATTCTTAGCGTAATGATCAAAGAAGGCCTGCTCATCCATATCGAAAATGTAGCGCAAATTGCGGAAGGTGTCCCGCACCTCGCCGTCCAGGCTCACGCGCCAGGCTTCCCGCAGGCTCATCATACGTCCGTAGGTATAATAGTCTCCCGACAACTCGCCGACATGGATCAACAGGTCCGGGAAGCAGAGCGGCGATGCATATTGGTCCTGCCCCGCGACGAGTGCAAACAGAACACGATATTTACCTTTGTATCCACTGCTATGATCGCAAAATACGATCGCATCATTGCGTGCGCAAAACGCATCGACGGCCTTTGTTTGCGCCTCAGTCCACGGAGCATGCGAGCAAACATAGATCGCAATTCGTTTTGCATCCTTGGGAAGTTGCGGAAACTCATCGTTACAGGTGATGCGGTTGATAACACGAACAGCCGGAAGCTCCTTGACGGGGAAATCTCCCCGGAGAGTCGCCAGATTTATGTGAACGGGACCGCCTCCGTTCCGGTGCAATTCCAATATCGCCGTATTCATTTTCAATTCCGCAAAGCGGAAATCCGCGTCGTCCTTGATGTGCGGAAGTTCAATCTTATACCGCACGGTATCCTTTGGCGAAATACTCCGATCAACGACTTGGGGCTCAAGATTCCCGATACCGTAATAACTGACGAAAAAGGTCACAGCCAGAATAGGCAATTTACGATAAAATGCTTCCGACAGTCCGGAAAAATAATTACGCGACGCTGTTGCACCGGTGCAGGTAAGGACCACCGGTTCTCCTGACTCTCCCGCCAATCCACAAGCCATGTAGGCCGCCGAGCGTTCATCCACGCAAGAGTACATCTCAAACCATGGATCGTGCTGGCAGCTCCCAACTAATGCCATATTGGTTGTTCCCGGGGAAGCAACCACTTTGCGAATACCGTGGGCCTTCAAGAGCGCGACAAGAATCTGGACATTTTTATCGTCAGAATAATACGTTTCCATAGTGTATTATACCTTCAAAAATTTGTTTTTAACTTGTTGAAGTTTTCCTAAAGCGAAAACTCGCTCATCCTTGGTCAACCCCCAAAAGAAAACGATGCCAACCGTTGTGGGAACACTAACAGCCGTCATCAATACAACCCGCAAAAAAGACGGCGAGATCGGCAACAAAAAGACCAATAGCGGTAGGACAAAAGCCAAAATCGAAACGGGAACTATTTTATAAAAAACTTCTTTCACATATAGAATAGGGCTGAATGCCATCATCCCCTTTAGCAAAACTACCCGTATTATAATCAACAGTATACGAATAACGAATTGCACACAATACGCTGTCGCTGGCGGGTATCCGAGGGAAAAAAACCCCCACGTGATGATAAAGACAAAAATACTTACGCTATTTACGGCCAGGGCATAACGACGGATATTCCCCGTCGCCATCGCCCCCGTGAATAAGACTCCACCGAGTACCTGCGGTAACATCGCCAACAAAGTCAGTCGCACGAAAAGCGTCGCATGCGCGGGAACTTCTCCCAACCAAACCCGCAACACCGTATCCGCCTCAAGGAACAAAGGAACCACAAACATCAACGCCAAAAAATACGCAAGCTTGCTCCCGCGGCAAATCAGCTGAAACATATAATCCTTGTTGTCGGCCGCATAGGATTTAATGATCTGCGGATTCAGCGACATCGTAAAATTACCAATGAAACGCGACAGGGATGTCTGCACCTGCATTGCGATCCCCCGGGCCGCATTGAGCGCGACCCCAAAAAACATATTCGTCAGGATATTTATGCCCTGCGAATTTATCATCCCGACAGAATTGCTGAAGAAAGCCCACCCGGCGAAGCCAAACATCTCCTTTATCAAGCCTTTGTCCCACACAAAACGTAAGCGGCTCGCCTTAAAGTGCATCCGACAATAGATGCTAACAGTCAGCTGAATGACAATGGTAACGCACGTCGACAATAACGCATACGTCTTCAACTTATCGAACGAAGATGCCATCAATAAAAAAACTATCCCTAGTTTCAGCACTACGTCCAGGATGCTCACGTAGGCAAATGTCTTCATATGTTCGTGTGCGATAATCATCGCGTTATACGCAACGCTGATTAACCCGACCCCAAAGCTGCCGGCGGAGCAGATCAAGACCCAGTTCGCGGCATCCATGCGCTCTGCGGGGATGTTCAGCTTCGCATTCACGAACCAGCCGCCCCCCACCAAGACAAGGGAGACAAGGATTGCCGCAAGTATCAACTGAATCAAAACGCTTGTCGAAAAAACCGTGTTCAGGCGATGCTTGTCCCCCCGCCCAAGCTCAAACGTGAGGAATCGGCTGATCGCCCCCGACAGCGCCCCGGAAATGCTCGCGAACATCCCTACCACGCCGCCGACGACATTAAAAATACCGAAGTCGTCGACCCCCAACGTCGCCAAAACCACCCGGCTCGTGTAAAGGCTGACCAGCAAAGTCACGATCGACCGCAAATACAAAAAGATCGTATTCTTGGCGATTCGGCTACTATTTCCTGCATTAGAGGACATGATATTTCAGCTACTTAAAATAAGATTAATGGAATAAATGCCGAACTTTTCTGAGCAACTTCACAACGAACGAAAGCCGGAATCGTTCCAGCGCATATACTATTCTCAACTTTAATGAAGGGATTTCACTCAAAGGAGTATACTCTCCTGCCGCGCGGTCATTCATTGCCTCAAGTGTCCAATTTATACCACGAAAAGACGGGCTCTTTAAAAATACCCCGAGACAATGACGCAATCCTTCCTCTGTTTTCCTGAAAGCATCCACATCAACAAATTGTTTTACTTTACTGTTATCAAACCGACGATTAAAATAGCGGCTATATATCACCTGGTATTTGCTGATATACAAATTTGATGATTTTTTGGTCATAACAACTTTGGGGCGGGCTCCAAGATGCGTCTCCAAGACATCCAAATAAAGCTCCAAGATCTCATCCCAACGGAAGGCCTCCTCCGATGTAATCTGGAAAATCTCCCCCAGCGCTTTGGCGTTTCCCACAATAGATGCAATGCCTTTGGCAACATCCAACCCATACGTCATTGCTGTCAGTTTATCTGCAATATCATCCGAAAACACAATGCTGCGCCCGTGCAATACACGATAAAGCCACGACTCTTTCTCTAGCACGCCTAACTGCAAACGCGTTTCGCTAAAGGTGATACTCGGACGAATCACAGTCCAGTTCCGATATCCTGAATCACACAGAAGATCCTCCTGCCGCGCTTTGGCTAGAGCATACTCATCTGTTTTTAAATAAACCTCGTCTGTCGAAACATCCAATAACCGTGGCGTATTCTCCGTTATCGGAACATCGGATTCGGAATAAACACGAGCGGAGCTTATAAAAACATACTGCGATGTTGCGCCGAGCAACAAATCGATCCGGGATTTGAATTCGCCAGTCTTGTAAACCATAAAATCAATTATCACATCCCAGGAATCTTTCAGAATTTCAACAAGAAAGCCATTGTCCCGAGCATTTCCCTGCAAATATCGGATTCTTCCATGATCTGAATGCTTAGATCTAGATGTCACGAAAATTTCAGTAGCTTTTCCGTCAAGGAGCTCCACCAAATGAGTTCCCATCGCCCCTGTTCCACCTAAAATTAAAACATTCATACTAATTGATCCTTTTACATGAGTCCTCATCTTGAATGGTCAGAGATATGGCAGGAGCTCGTTGTGATAAGACTTGTGAGGTGGTTTACATCAGGAATTTTTTACAGGCGAGTCGTTGACGCGGGCGAACAATCTGTCGATCCAGGGATGCAGCCTGCCCATGGGCAGGATAGTGAAATGCTCGGGTAGCCCTGACCAGCCCGTTTCCATCGGCAGCCAAGGGTTGTATAGAAACAGGATTTGCAGTCATGGCTGTGAAAACCCCGTGACATGTTCATTGAAGGTCTTCCGGATGCCCAAGGCAACCCCGCAGCCGAGATCCGGAAGCCGCCGAAACCGTTGCCGATGTTAATACGCATGATGCGAAATTTCTTCATGGCCGATTCAATCCTTTGCCTACGCATTTCATTGGCTATCTGGCATCGTTCATCGTTTCTCCCAATCAATGGCTGATGCAGCTAGAGTCGGGATATCAAATCGAAGTAGCGGCGGGCCGCATTCTCGACGCCGTGACGCTCCAGGACCATTTCCCTGGCATGTTCCGCCCTCCCTGCGGCCCCATCTTGATCCTTGAGCACCATCAATATCTTTTCGGCCACCTCCCCGGTATCCTTGCATTTTGCAAGCAGACCGTTGACATTGTCCCCTATGTAGTCGGGTGCCGTGTAAAACTCGGTACAAACCACGGGCCGGGAAAAAAACATGGCCTCGGCCAGAACCATGGGGGATGCTTCACCGTGAGTCGAGGTCAAGGCGAACATCCTGCAGCGGGAAAGGTAGGCATAGGGATTGGCCACATACCCGACCAGATCCACCTTGTCGGCAATTCCCCTGTCGTCAATCATAGCCTGGAGGTCGTTGCGTTTCGGGCCGTCGCCGAGAATGACCAGCCGGGCGTCCGGAACATCCTTTCTGACGATGTCAAAGGCACCGATCAATGTCGGGAAATCCTTCATGATGTCCAACCGGCCGATGGACAGAATGGTGTTGTTGTCGGGAGTGAGCCAGGGGTGACCCGGATCATCCTTGGCCAGATCCGACAGTCTGTCGTCCACCGCCGGGTTGTAGTACAAATCGAATTTCTGTCCATAATAGGCCTCGCAGCCTGGGATGAGGCGCGGGGCCACGGTGATTCGGGTATCCGAACACCGGGCGACCCCCACCAGCAGCGAAGAGAGAAACTTCCCCTTGTAGCCTTTCTCGCGGTCGAACCCCGGCGACTGGTTGTGAACGGACAAAACCCATCTGGGCCGCTTCGACTTGGGATACAGGCTCAGCAGCAGCCCGGCTACCAGGTTGGGCAAATGCCAGAAGGAAAAGAGGATGTCCGGTCTGAATCGGTCCACATATCCCTTCAATTTGTACACATTCTTCGGGAGGTAGCGGTTGGCCATCATGTCGATGCCGGGCGCGTCGAACAGTTCCGCCTTGTCGCCGAGGCGCTCTCTGCTCAGGATGCTGTTTTCCTCCAACCGCTGGCCGGAAACGCAAAAGTCCACTCTATCGTGCAATTGATCGATAATATGTTCGATGACCCGCTCGATTCCGCCCTGACCTATCGTCGGAAGATAAAACAGCACTCGCTTCTTTTTTTTCATACAATCCTCGAATTCCCTGATACGACACACAGCAGCTGTAATTCAAATCCCGCCGCACTTCGCGCCAATCAATTCCTTTTGCTCATGGCTATCTGCGCCAATTCCCTGCGGGCATGCTCCCAGTCATCCGGGTCAACGGACCAGCTGATACCCTTTATGGATATATGTAGGGTCATTCTTGTTCGAAACGCCAAGCTCCCACAGACTTTCAGGAACCATCTTTTTGACCAGTGCTTCCACAGCCTGAGGATCGACCTCGTGAGCCATCCTGAGGTATTCGTAATCCTGCAGACCGCGCCGCCATAGTTTCAGACGCAGGCTGGCGATAGGGCCAAGAAGACCGTAGCTGTCCTCCGGATAGACGGTATCCGTTCCCGGATAAAACAAGAGGCCGTCACCGTTGCCATACCCATTACCCCATTCGCCGTATTTGGAATGGATACTTCCTTTTTTTCGACCAAAGGTACATGCCTCACGAAATACGTTGGTCTGATATCTTACCGTACTGGGATTATGATAGTTGGTACCAGCCCAGAAAAACCATCTATCTATGTTGTGTTTAAACTGTATCCAGCCATTCACTCGTAGGGCGACACCATCATCCTCGATCATAAAAGTGCCGCTTGAAGGACGCCAACCATTGCAGGTCATCACTTTGCCCTTCTCGGCCTTCAACTTGGCCAGCGCCTTTTGATATACATCTTTTTGTCCCCACCCTTCCAAGGCGATATCGACATCCGACATATATTGCTGCTTGACTGGGAGCGGAACAGTGCAAAAAGTCTTCAAACGGTGTCCCGAACCCGGATTGGTCTTTATCCACTGCGCCCATTGCTCGACCTCAGCAAAAGCCTTTTTCCCGTGGGGCTCGTCCTTCAAATAAATGAAATACTCCACGTCCGGGTAGCTCTTCTCCATAGAATCAACGACATGGTTGGAGAGCTTCCACATGGCTTCCTTGCTCTTCTGAGCCGAACTGCGCAGCATTCTCCAAATACCATAGGTACCTACGGAATAGATGTCGGACGGGACGCCGTAACCGGGGCCCTCGTAATCATGCTTATGGGTAAACAACTCTCCATCGAACACCTTGCCCATCCGGGAAAACCGTTCCTTGCTGAAAAGTTCCACCCCCTGCGTAATCATGTGGACCCTATGCCGCTTGGCCATCTGCATGTATCGGTACCAAGCCGTGTCCATGGTCTTCCGAATCGCTGGGGTCACACTGCCCGCGTCCCTCCACTTGATCCCGGTAAACCGATAGTAGATGTCCTCCGTATTCATCCAGACCATGGTCTTGGCATTGAACTTGTCAGGCATGTCCAAGGGCAACACCTCCAGTTCGATGGGCAGTTCGAGAGGGCTGCCGCCCCCCTCCGCCACGGTCAGAGTCCCCTTGTAGATACCCGGCTTGGCGTCACGCGGAACATAGATGTCCGTCCAGATGCTTTGATTCTCGCCCTTGGGGATGGAGAAGGAACCTACGGCTTCGATGGGCACGGCGATGTCGGGATAAAATTTGAAGGCGTTGGGGCGATCCTTGAACTCGCCGTGGGATTTTGCCTTGGACCAGGACAGGGTGTACGGCAATTGCAGCTTCTCGGGCACATGCCGCTCATCATAGGTGGGGGAATAGGCCAACTGCGACAACCCGACAATCTGGAGATAACGGACGAAAAACAACTCGATGTTCCTGCCGCGATAGTCGAAGACTCCATCGCCTTCAGCCTTACGCGACGAAATTTTGCCGTCGTCGGATACCAGGTCGCTGACGGAGACCCGCACGTCCTGGGCCTTGCTCGAAGCACTCTCGATCACCGTGTTGAAATTGACCACTTCGTTCCGGGCGGCGAACAGGTGGATGGTCCTGCCGTCCCATACGCTGTTCGCCACGTCCGCTCCCTTGGATGCGCGCAACTCATCCTTGACGACCTTGTCCTCGCCGTTATTGACCCAAACGGCCGTTATGGACCCGGCGCGGGCATTGACGCCCCACGCAACGATAAACAGGATCGCAAGAACCGCATAATACAATTTCTTCATAAGCCCCACCTTTCTCCGCCGTTGAGAGAATCAAGCCAAATCTTCGGGCATAGTTGAAATAAGGAACCCACCCTGAGTGCTTTTCCCGCCCGATACAACATCGGCTCCAACATGTCCTCTCGTTTCGTTTACAATAGTGTCCAGCCATTAAGAAAATTATTTCAAATTGATAGATGACATACTGATGCCCAAACACAAGCGCAACAGCCCACCCTTCATCGCCCCTGCCCCATGAATACCCACGAGAGAAATACGCCCCTTAAACGGCGCGGCCTGTCGAGATCGTGCCGTTTGCCAAAAAGAACCGACAAAGACCGCCAGAGCGGACGGTCATCGGCTATCGCTCCTCTCATTCAGGGCCCCCGCTGAATTGTTCCCCTGCGAGCACGGCCCGAACCGTGCCCTGGATTTTTTCATCGAACAGGCTCCGGCTAAACAGGTCATGGGCGAGCGTGGACGAATTCCCGCCCATCTCATTGACCTTGTCGCGGTCATGTACAAGTGCCATTATACGGTCTCCCCATGCCTCCATGGGAGCGTCGTACGGCATCAAGTAGCCGTTCCAACCATCCTTCACAATATCGACGAGCCCCCCGACGCTCCTGGCTATGACGGGCAGCCCGCAAGCCATGGCCTCGGTCACCACCAACCCGAGTTGGTCGCGCCTGGTTGGAAAGACGAACACATCCGCCTGCCGGAAAAGCGCGGGCATCTCATCATACGGGATATTCGTACGTCTCTTCACTCCAGGCGGAAATGCCCGGCCATCGAGACCGGCATCGGAAGAAACAATGGTCAGCGTGCACCAGGGAGACAGTGTCTCTTCAAACAGCCGGAGGAGTTCCTCCCCCCCCTTGCGGGTGAAATCATTCCCCACGAAAAGCAGTCGAAGGGGCTGATCTGCAGGCGAATAACCTTCCTTGGGTTTCCACCGGTCCAAATCCAATGGGGGGTAGCAGGTCACGATTCTCTCAGGGACGACACGAAAATCTTCGGCAAGCGACCGGGCGCACCAATCGGTTCGGGGAAAACACGCTTTGAGTTTGCGGAATATGGGACCGAACATCCCCTTATAGAGCAGAAAAAGAACATTTTTCTTGAATTGCTCCTTCAGGGACGATCGCTCCAAGGCGATAAGGGAACGTGCCGCGACCGGGGTGGAATCGAGACAGACCAGTGTGGGAATGCTTCCCGCATATTTCCGAACAGGCCACAACATCTCGAAGCTACCCACCAGGATCACGTCATAACTGGAAAAATCCACGTCTTTCACCTTTTGAGAAATAACCCATGCCGCCTCCAATATGCTGCTGAGACGAAGCAGCCGGGGAAGCGGATACGTGGCGTAATCCGTGACATCGAAATAGACGGCATCGACCTCCAGAAGCTCCATGTCTTCGAGAGTCCTCTTGAGCTTGGCACTGATCACCTTGCCGCCGAGCAAATTCGTCAACAGGCAAAGCATTCTTTTAGGCATCAATATATCCTCCCTAACCCGAGCGATTCTCCAGTCTGACACAACATCAAAGCTGGCATATCCCATTGTTTTTGTTTATAATCACATCCAGCCACTATATCATGAACGTTTCACCCATTTAGTAGAGGGCTGGATGTCCAAACGCAAACGCAATAGAGCAATATTCATCGACGATGTCCAGGTCACCAGCGACGGCCTGACAGGCCGGGCCTAGCTCAACCTCTTTGCTCGCTACCTTCGTGGCATTGACCTTTTCCCCCACACCAACCGCCTTTTCGGCTCCGTACGCAAGAACCCCAAAGGCACACCCATCGACGAAATCTTCCAGCAGGTTTTCTGCTTTTCTTTGACGGCACAAGTCGCCATCTCGCCCACTTCGACATCCTGGCCCAGGATCCCGGTTATGCCGCCGCCATCGAATCGAACATGGAGGCCATGGCCTCCTCGCACACCGTCAAACGATTCAACCGGGCTTTCTCCCAGCAACGGACCTACCTGTCCCGACGCCTGCTTCAGCAGCTTTTCCTCTGGCGGCTCAGGAGTGCCCGCCCCGAAGTGATCGAGCTGAACATCGACACCATGGTCATGGACAACGACCAAGCGGCAAAGCGCCATGGTGTCAAGCCCACTTACAAGAAGGTCAAGGGCTTCCAGCCTCTCCAAATGACCTGGGGCCGCTCCATCATCGACGCCGTTTTTCGCGGCGGCGACAAGCGCTCGAACAACGGCGACACTGCCGAAAAAATGATCCGCCATGTAGTACGCATGATCCGCACACGATACAGCCAGCCTATGATCATCACTTTGGCAAGACCGACGAGAACATCTGGCAGTGCTTCGAGTTCGGCGACCGCCGCCAGTCCTGGGACCGCTTCTACATGGCCATCTTCTGGCGTCCCCTGCTGGAGGAGAAGCAGCTCCTGCTTCCCGTAGCGCGGCCCGGAACGCCGGCCTACACCAACCTTGGCATGGGTGAGCCATCGACCAGCAACTGCGTGAAGCCGGTCTTGATTACCAGGCCGAGACCAATGCCGTCATC
It encodes the following:
- a CDS encoding lipopolysaccharide biosynthesis protein — its product is MSSNAGNSSRIAKNTIFLYLRSIVTLLVSLYTSRVVLATLGVDDFGIFNVVGGVVGMFASISGALSGAISRFLTFELGRGDKHRLNTVFSTSVLIQLILAAILVSLVLVGGGWFVNAKLNIPAERMDAANWVLICSAGSFGVGLISVAYNAMIIAHEHMKTFAYVSILDVVLKLGIVFLLMASSFDKLKTYALLSTCVTIVIQLTVSIYCRMHFKASRLRFVWDKGLIKEMFGFAGWAFFSNSVGMINSQGINILTNMFFGVALNAARGIAMQVQTSLSRFIGNFTMSLNPQIIKSYAADNKDYMFQLICRGSKLAYFLALMFVVPLFLEADTVLRVWLGEVPAHATLFVRLTLLAMLPQVLGGVLFTGAMATGNIRRYALAVNSVSIFVFIITWGFFSLGYPPATAYCVQFVIRILLIIIRVVLLKGMMAFSPILYVKEVFYKIVPVSILAFVLPLLVFLLPISPSFLRVVLMTAVSVPTTVGIVFFWGLTKDERVFALGKLQQVKNKFLKV
- a CDS encoding polysaccharide pyruvyl transferase family protein, which encodes MRIALLTYNIGQNYGGILQAYALMTTLSDLGHSPELLYIKTGSVKGWKRLIKKYILSKFMGKFAKRESEYKKLHEFVEEKINPKTKPLSTKKDFLRVTKNNYDAYVVGSDQVWRARLFRYIDYAFFGFVETGDPIFFSYAPSFGVETWDYTEAETLKFREQLAKFRAVSVREDSGVELCRKYLNRDATHVLDPTALLDKTRYLSLLDNSNAADYSGELLTYILDESDEKNKLVDIVSKDLSYDVFKVGSINTDSERIEDMVYPSVQSWIEGFNHAKFVITDSFHGCIFSILFHKPFIVYGNRMRGLARFNSVLKMVGLENRMIASLDDVDPNLWLEEVDWESVDNKLNVKRNISFNFLRDALSGERHQADEGF
- a CDS encoding NAD-dependent epimerase/dehydratase family protein gives rise to the protein MNVLILGGTGAMGTHLVELLDGKATEIFVTSRSKHSDHGRIRYLQGNARDNGFLVEILKDSWDVIIDFMVYKTGEFKSRIDLLLGATSQYVFISSARVYSESDVPITENTPRLLDVSTDEVYLKTDEYALAKARQEDLLCDSGYRNWTVIRPSITFSETRLQLGVLEKESWLYRVLHGRSIVFSDDIADKLTAMTYGLDVAKGIASIVGNAKALGEIFQITSEEAFRWDEILELYLDVLETHLGARPKVVMTKKSSNLYISKYQVIYSRYFNRRFDNSKVKQFVDVDAFRKTEEGLRHCLGVFLKSPSFRGINWTLEAMNDRAAGEYTPLSEIPSLKLRIVYALERFRLSFVVKLLRKVRHLFH
- a CDS encoding glycosyltransferase family 4 protein, which produces MPKRMLCLLTNLLGGKVISAKLKRTLEDMELLEVDAVYFDVTDYATYPLPRLLRLSSILEAAWVISQKVKDVDFSSYDVILVGSFEMLWPVRKYAGSIPTLVCLDSTPVAARSLIALERSSLKEQFKKNVLFLLYKGMFGPIFRKLKACFPRTDWCARSLAEDFRVVPERIVTCYPPLDLDRWKPKEGYSPADQPLRLLFVGNDFTRKGGEELLRLFEETLSPWCTLTIVSSDAGLDGRAFPPGVKRRTNIPYDEMPALFRQADVFVFPTRRDQLGLVVTEAMACGLPVIARSVGGLVDIVKDGWNGYLMPYDAPMEAWGDRIMALVHDRDKVNEMGGNSSTLAHDLFSRSLFDEKIQGTVRAVLAGEQFSGGPE
- a CDS encoding DUF4091 domain-containing protein, producing the protein MKKLYYAVLAILFIVAWGVNARAGSITAVWVNNGEDKVVKDELRASKGADVANSVWDGRTIHLFAARNEVVNFNTVIESASSKAQDVRVSVSDLVSDDGKISSRKAEGDGVFDYRGRNIELFFVRYLQIVGLSQLAYSPTYDERHVPEKLQLPYTLSWSKAKSHGEFKDRPNAFKFYPDIAVPIEAVGSFSIPKGENQSIWTDIYVPRDAKPGIYKGTLTVAEGGGSPLELPIELEVLPLDMPDKFNAKTMVWMNTEDIYYRFTGIKWRDAGSVTPAIRKTMDTAWYRYMQMAKRHRVHMITQGVELFSKERFSRMGKVFDGELFTHKHDYEGPGYGVPSDIYSVGTYGIWRMLRSSAQKSKEAMWKLSNHVVDSMEKSYPDVEYFIYLKDEPHGKKAFAEVEQWAQWIKTNPGSGHRLKTFCTVPLPVKQQYMSDVDIALEGWGQKDVYQKALAKLKAEKGKVMTCNGWRPSSGTFMIEDDGVALRVNGWIQFKHNIDRWFFWAGTNYHNPSTVRYQTNVFREACTFGRKKGSIHSKYGEWGNGYGNGDGLLFYPGTDTVYPEDSYGLLGPIASLRLKLWRRGLQDYEYLRMAHEVDPQAVEALVKKMVPESLWELGVSNKNDPTYIHKGYQLVR
- a CDS encoding thiamine pyrophosphate-binding protein; this encodes METYYSDDKNVQILVALLKAHGIRKVVASPGTTNMALVGSCQHDPWFEMYSCVDERSAAYMACGLAGESGEPVVLTCTGATASRNYFSGLSEAFYRKLPILAVTFFVSYYGIGNLEPQVVDRSISPKDTVRYKIELPHIKDDADFRFAELKMNTAILELHRNGGGPVHINLATLRGDFPVKELPAVRVINRITCNDEFPQLPKDAKRIAIYVCSHAPWTEAQTKAVDAFCARNDAIVFCDHSSGYKGKYRVLFALVAGQDQYASPLCFPDLLIHVGELSGDYYTYGRMMSLREAWRVSLDGEVRDTFRNLRYIFDMDEQAFFDHYAKNPVSESMAEDEYLNACLAEYARLYAKIPEMPLSNGWIAKNVAPRIPEHCVLHFGVSNTMRSWTFFDVPRSVVTSANVGCRGIDGALSTLIGASLVNPEVLHFGVMGDLTFFYDMNSLGNRHVGNNVRILLVNNGRGTEFRLYTHPGQRLMGEDADLYVAAAGHFGNKSPELVKGYASALGFEYLCASNKEEFVSVIERFLTPELTSRPMLLEVFTDSQDESDALKILKNLETTAEGQAKEIAKNLLGDSGVRFVKKLLGK
- a CDS encoding glycosyltransferase, producing the protein MKKKKRVLFYLPTIGQGGIERVIEHIIDQLHDRVDFCVSGQRLEENSILSRERLGDKAELFDAPGIDMMANRYLPKNVYKLKGYVDRFRPDILFSFWHLPNLVAGLLLSLYPKSKRPRWVLSVHNQSPGFDREKGYKGKFLSSLLVGVARCSDTRITVAPRLIPGCEAYYGQKFDLYYNPAVDDRLSDLAKDDPGHPWLTPDNNTILSIGRLDIMKDFPTLIGAFDIVRKDVPDARLVILGDGPKRNDLQAMIDDRGIADKVDLVGYVANPYAYLSRCRMFALTSTHGEASPMVLAEAMFFSRPVVCTEFYTAPDYIGDNVNGLLAKCKDTGEVAEKILMVLKDQDGAAGRAEHAREMVLERHGVENAARRYFDLISRL